From the genome of Sandaracinaceae bacterium, one region includes:
- a CDS encoding acyl-ACP desaturase: MASDQYHEKLYQRFRTFFDEAEQNRRWNPYRDVPWDKINPELPEHVALCAETFLGVEAYLPDYIRFGMDAVRASSVAQRWFAANWGYEELKHSMVLTEYLLRSGKRTESQMFDFQQKLMQQVWERPFESARQMTIYGVFQEMATFVIYLRHEKVAQRYDDEALATAYRLAARDEVAHARFYEDVTKVCLEEDREGTLRDINLVVKGFEMPGVGIVPDYDARIEVMREEGAVDRDLFYKKVFFPTLRRLGVDRAELGAAARREREERRSGQAAE; encoded by the coding sequence ATGGCCTCGGATCAGTACCACGAGAAGCTCTACCAACGGTTCCGCACCTTCTTCGACGAAGCGGAGCAAAACCGTCGCTGGAACCCGTACCGAGACGTGCCCTGGGACAAGATCAACCCGGAGCTCCCGGAGCACGTGGCCCTGTGCGCCGAGACGTTCCTCGGTGTCGAGGCGTACCTGCCTGACTACATCCGCTTCGGCATGGACGCCGTGCGGGCGAGCTCGGTGGCCCAGCGCTGGTTCGCAGCAAACTGGGGCTACGAGGAGCTCAAGCACAGCATGGTGCTCACCGAGTACCTGCTGCGCTCGGGCAAGCGCACCGAGTCGCAGATGTTCGACTTCCAGCAGAAGCTGATGCAGCAGGTCTGGGAGCGGCCCTTCGAGAGCGCGCGCCAGATGACCATCTACGGGGTGTTCCAGGAGATGGCGACGTTCGTCATCTACCTGCGCCACGAGAAGGTCGCGCAGCGCTACGACGACGAGGCGCTCGCGACGGCCTACCGCCTGGCCGCGCGTGACGAGGTGGCCCACGCCCGCTTCTACGAGGACGTGACGAAGGTCTGCCTCGAGGAGGACCGCGAGGGCACGCTGCGCGACATCAACCTCGTGGTGAAGGGCTTCGAGATGCCCGGCGTGGGCATCGTTCCCGACTACGACGCGCGCATCGAGGTGATGCGCGAAGAGGGCGCAGTCGACCGCGACCTGTTCTACAAGAAGGTCTTCTTCCCCACGCTGCGGCGCCTCGGGGTGGACCGCGCCGAGCTGGGCGCCGCGGCGCGTCGCGAGCGCGAGGAGCGCCGCTCGGGCCAGGCGGCGGAGTAG
- a CDS encoding penicillin-insensitive murein endopeptidase has product MRPQARLPSPAFALIAMLASLAAVAESAADLPHPHTREELEREQAHAEGHGEPTEEEQRDIDREIAAEEEARAQLADTAPPAPPAPPPFSVEAIVGHSRSISMGTANRGLLRRGVPMPRLPVVRVISAARGEHFGTAELVTLIVAGAEAVSASAPGSQLVVGDLSREGGGRIRPHQSHRSGRDVDLGFYVLDHQRRALPAGPGFVSMSNQLMGTHRGSLYAFDVARNWTLVEALLTHPDVQPQYIFVANPIIAALLAHARRQRVSADVLTRAEAVMRQPRGSPHRSHFHLRIFCPRDDVPSCEDDPPFYPWTRRTP; this is encoded by the coding sequence ATGCGCCCCCAAGCCCGCCTCCCGTCGCCCGCGTTCGCGCTGATCGCGATGTTGGCGTCGCTCGCCGCGGTCGCTGAGAGCGCGGCCGACCTCCCCCACCCGCACACACGCGAGGAGCTCGAACGGGAGCAGGCGCACGCCGAAGGCCACGGGGAGCCCACGGAGGAAGAACAGCGCGACATCGACAGAGAGATCGCGGCCGAGGAAGAGGCGCGGGCCCAGCTGGCGGACACGGCCCCCCCTGCGCCGCCGGCCCCACCCCCATTCAGCGTCGAGGCTATCGTCGGGCACTCCCGCTCGATCTCCATGGGCACGGCCAACCGTGGGCTCTTGCGGCGCGGGGTGCCGATGCCACGGCTGCCCGTCGTGCGTGTCATCTCGGCGGCGCGTGGCGAGCACTTCGGTACGGCGGAGCTGGTGACGCTCATCGTCGCGGGCGCCGAGGCCGTCTCGGCCAGCGCACCGGGCAGTCAGCTGGTCGTGGGAGATCTCTCCCGCGAAGGCGGCGGGCGCATCCGTCCGCATCAGTCGCACCGCAGCGGCCGAGACGTCGACCTCGGGTTCTACGTGCTGGACCACCAGCGCCGTGCCCTCCCCGCTGGCCCCGGCTTCGTGTCCATGTCGAATCAGCTGATGGGCACGCACCGTGGCTCCCTCTATGCCTTCGACGTCGCCCGCAACTGGACCCTGGTAGAGGCCCTGCTGACGCACCCGGACGTGCAGCCCCAGTACATCTTCGTGGCGAACCCCATCATCGCCGCGCTGCTCGCGCACGCGCGGCGCCAGCGTGTCAGCGCCGACGTCCTCACGCGGGCCGAGGCGGTGATGCGTCAGCCCCGGGGCTCGCCCCATCGCAGCCACTTCCACCTGCGCATCTTCTGCCCGCGTGACGACGTACCCTCGTGCGAGGACGACCCCCCCTTCTACCCGTGGACGCGGCGCACGCCTTGA
- a CDS encoding acyl carrier protein — protein sequence MDRPQLLTLFQKMAGEVAEKDLTGLEEASVIADIGVDSLAMLEIVGEMERELGVQIPDDELVGIETVRQLLDLVEKRVAIG from the coding sequence ATGGATCGCCCACAGCTGCTCACGTTGTTTCAGAAGATGGCCGGCGAGGTCGCCGAGAAGGACCTGACGGGCCTCGAGGAAGCCAGCGTCATCGCCGACATCGGCGTCGACTCCCTCGCCATGCTCGAGATCGTGGGCGAGATGGAGCGCGAGCTCGGCGTTCAGATCCCGGATGACGAGCTGGTCGGCATCGAGACGGTGCGCCAGCTGCTGGACCTCGTCGAGAAGCGCGTCGCCATCGGCTGA
- a CDS encoding group II truncated hemoglobin, whose product MTTPYEQLGDDGVRALVARFYDVMGARADATTIRAMHQGDLAEMTDKLATFLIGWMGGPQRYNERFGRVVIPAAHQRFDIGPSERDAWLACMRDAMEDSALTPDMRLRVMASFEKMADMCRTRD is encoded by the coding sequence ATGACCACCCCGTACGAACAACTCGGAGACGACGGAGTGCGGGCGCTCGTCGCGCGCTTCTACGACGTCATGGGCGCACGCGCCGACGCGACCACCATCCGTGCCATGCACCAAGGGGACCTCGCCGAGATGACCGACAAGCTGGCGACCTTCCTCATCGGCTGGATGGGAGGCCCGCAGCGCTACAACGAACGCTTCGGACGAGTGGTCATCCCGGCGGCCCACCAACGCTTCGACATCGGCCCGAGCGAGCGCGACGCGTGGCTGGCGTGCATGCGCGATGCGATGGAGGACAGCGCGCTGACCCCCGACATGCGCCTCCGCGTGATGGCCTCCTTCGAGAAGATGGCGGACATGTGTCGGACGCGAGACTGA
- a CDS encoding alpha/beta fold hydrolase: MDLHGHLWTFRPYVAHVLRPKAPPPSRHFRVHVDDPVRGPVRLTGRLTLPAGSFEPGELDLVVAIHGMGGSHRSHYMVAVAQDAHALGMACLRVNLRGADRHGTDYYHAGLTADLAAVLESPEITVFRRVFVLGYSLGGHMALRHAAEGGHPRIAGLAAICPPIDLAAGVVEIDKPKGRIYRRNVLKGLKDIYKNVAARVDVPYRVDLAETIDTLREWDERVVAPRHGFSSADDYYARTSVAPILHQIEVPTLVVATTKDPMVFAHVVRPVLEECRAVRTVFLSRGGHVGFPQGTRLGLGDTGSVATQALRYLQRRAGPSRAIV; this comes from the coding sequence ATGGACCTGCACGGGCACCTCTGGACGTTCCGGCCCTACGTGGCGCATGTGCTGCGGCCCAAGGCGCCGCCTCCATCTCGCCACTTCCGCGTCCACGTCGACGACCCCGTGCGCGGGCCTGTTCGTCTGACGGGGCGGCTGACCCTCCCGGCGGGCTCGTTCGAGCCTGGGGAACTGGATCTCGTCGTCGCCATCCACGGCATGGGGGGCAGCCATCGCAGCCACTACATGGTGGCCGTCGCTCAGGACGCACACGCGCTGGGGATGGCCTGCCTGCGTGTGAACCTGCGGGGCGCCGACCGGCACGGCACCGACTACTACCACGCAGGCCTCACGGCCGACCTCGCGGCCGTGCTCGAGAGCCCTGAAATCACGGTGTTCCGGCGCGTCTTCGTGCTGGGCTACTCCCTCGGTGGGCACATGGCGCTGCGCCACGCTGCGGAGGGTGGACACCCGCGGATCGCGGGGCTGGCAGCCATCTGTCCGCCCATCGACCTGGCGGCCGGCGTCGTCGAGATCGACAAACCGAAGGGGAGAATCTACCGGCGCAACGTGTTGAAGGGGCTCAAGGACATCTACAAGAACGTCGCGGCGCGGGTGGACGTGCCCTACCGCGTGGATCTCGCGGAGACCATCGACACCCTGCGCGAGTGGGACGAGCGCGTCGTGGCGCCGCGCCATGGCTTCAGTTCGGCCGACGACTACTACGCGCGCACATCCGTCGCGCCGATCCTCCACCAGATCGAGGTGCCGACGCTGGTGGTCGCCACCACGAAGGATCCCATGGTGTTCGCGCACGTCGTGCGCCCCGTCCTCGAGGAATGCCGCGCGGTGCGCACGGTGTTCCTCTCTCGCGGTGGCCACGTGGGCTTCCCGCAGGGCACGCGCCTCGGTCTCGGCGACACCGGGAGCGTCGCCACCCAAGCGCTGCGCTACCTGCAGCGTCGCGCTGGTCCCTCGCGCGCCATCGTTTGA